One genomic region from Evansella sp. LMS18 encodes:
- a CDS encoding helix-turn-helix domain-containing protein → MAVDTLRKEVKEKLVNGDFHCEKELTLSIISGKWKVVILWHLGVEGPHRFSELQKLFPKISHKTLANQLRELMEDGIIHREVYPEMPPKVVYSMTDLGMTLLPIVEMMYEWGKNRIEQMKEMDIIK, encoded by the coding sequence ATGGCAGTTGATACATTGCGAAAAGAAGTTAAAGAAAAACTTGTAAATGGTGACTTTCATTGTGAAAAGGAATTAACCTTATCTATTATCAGCGGTAAATGGAAGGTTGTTATTTTGTGGCATCTGGGTGTAGAGGGACCTCACCGTTTCAGTGAGCTGCAAAAACTGTTTCCAAAAATCTCTCATAAAACACTTGCCAATCAATTACGGGAACTGATGGAAGACGGAATCATTCACAGAGAAGTATATCCTGAAATGCCTCCAAAGGTTGTCTATTCCATGACTGACCTTGGGATGACACTTCTGCCCATTGTAGAAATGATGTATGAATGGGGTAAAAACCGTATTGAACAAATGAAGGAAATGGATATTATAAAGTGA
- a CDS encoding VOC family protein has translation MIIGLHHAQITIPKGAEEEGRNFYCSVLGLTEVEKPDSLKGRGGFWLQAGNLEVHVGTEDGFDRLTTKAHLAYEVEDIPYWRKQLEENNIQILDSVPIPGYERFEFRDPFGNRVEMIHRT, from the coding sequence ATGATTATTGGTTTACATCACGCACAGATTACGATACCTAAGGGTGCTGAAGAGGAAGGAAGAAATTTTTACTGCAGCGTATTAGGATTAACTGAAGTCGAGAAACCTGATTCACTAAAAGGACGTGGAGGGTTCTGGCTGCAGGCCGGCAACCTGGAAGTCCATGTAGGCACAGAGGATGGTTTTGACAGATTAACAACTAAAGCGCATCTCGCATATGAAGTAGAGGATATACCATACTGGAGAAAACAACTTGAAGAAAACAACATTCAGATACTCGACTCCGTTCCCATACCTGGATATGAGCGATTCGAATTCAGGGATCCTTTTGGCAATAGAGTGGAAATGATTCACAGAACATAG
- a CDS encoding DinB family protein: MVVNGFLYAARTTNALAEEVTENAWDTQLIPELGTLRNLFIHIVRVRDVYRNGLKTGEVQFPGKLPSGKDIACELDRSMEELADAFSTTYRNQIKMGAEEISPAELLGSAIKHEGIHQGQYYVALKQAGLEVPALWKRDWGM; the protein is encoded by the coding sequence ATGGTTGTAAATGGATTTTTGTATGCCGCGAGAACAACGAATGCTCTGGCCGAGGAGGTCACTGAAAATGCCTGGGATACGCAGCTCATACCGGAACTGGGGACGTTGAGAAATCTATTTATACATATCGTTAGGGTGAGGGATGTTTATCGTAATGGGTTAAAGACTGGCGAGGTCCAGTTCCCTGGTAAACTGCCGTCCGGGAAAGATATAGCCTGTGAGTTAGACAGAAGTATGGAAGAGCTGGCAGATGCTTTTTCCACTACTTACAGGAACCAAATAAAAATGGGTGCAGAAGAAATCTCTCCAGCAGAATTACTTGGATCGGCAATCAAGCATGAAGGCATTCATCAGGGACAGTATTATGTTGCCCTGAAACAGGCGGGATTGGAAGTCCCAGCCCTGTGGAAACGGGACTGGGGAATGTGA
- a CDS encoding LysM domain-containing protein, producing MKKTSLVTAPILAAGAVFGFSGLSAGAAGTSTTTVESGDTFWSIAQENNMSVEEVMELNHGLDPHHLIPGTEIMLDDSTVGNGSDNDFDADTHTVEQGETFFSIAQQYDGVTADELNNINHGLDPYAIPVGTEILLERVDDSGDPGYVDGPITHVIESGETFYSIAQQYDGVTTEDMIAANPHEDPYALTVGATISIPD from the coding sequence ATGAAAAAAACTTCATTAGTAACCGCCCCCATTTTAGCAGCGGGAGCAGTCTTCGGTTTCAGTGGTTTGTCTGCCGGAGCTGCAGGCACCTCCACTACTACCGTGGAATCTGGAGACACTTTCTGGAGTATAGCTCAGGAAAATAATATGTCAGTAGAAGAAGTGATGGAGCTGAACCACGGTCTCGATCCTCACCACCTCATCCCAGGGACAGAAATTATGCTGGATGACAGTACAGTTGGCAACGGATCAGATAACGATTTTGATGCTGACACTCATACCGTGGAACAGGGTGAAACATTCTTCAGCATTGCACAGCAATATGACGGGGTTACAGCAGACGAATTAAATAATATTAACCACGGACTTGACCCGTATGCTATTCCAGTTGGAACAGAAATCTTGCTTGAAAGAGTAGACGATTCCGGAGATCCGGGGTATGTTGACGGACCAATAACCCATGTAATTGAATCTGGTGAAACATTCTACAGTATCGCTCAGCAGTATGACGGAGTAACTACCGAGGATATGATCGCAGCGAACCCACATGAAGATCCTTATGCTCTGACTGTAGGAGCAACAATTTCGATTCCAGATTAA
- a CDS encoding glycoside hydrolase family 2 TIM barrel-domain containing protein, whose translation MKTEAALSWLADPAVFSVNRLAAHSDHKFYETMEEAEKGASMPLRYDLNGSWKFNYSVNPASRPADFYKTEFDCRSWGNITVPGHIQLQGHGKAHYVNTMYPWDGVHHLRPPEVEMDDNPVGSYVKYFDLPEKFTDSPLYIAFDGVETAFYVWMNGHFVGYSEDSFTPAHFDLTKYAQPGENKLSVEVYQRSTGSWLEDQDFWRFSGIFRDVYLYSVPKIHLSNIKIRGELDENYENGLLKGEFVSNSEIPAGAKLEAALYDKENQLAASGEGELTENGWSIALPVERPHHWSAEDPYLYILYVKVLDENGDLTEVIPQKVGFRRFEMIDKIMHLNGKRIVFKGVNRHEFNHRHGRVVSKEDMLWDIKTMKQHNMNAVRCSHYPNQSWWYELCDEYGLYVIDEMNLETHGSWQKMGAVEPSWNIPGNKPEWEDIVMDRAISMYERHKNHPSVLIWSVGNEAFAGEVILNVSKYFKSVDPGRLVHYEGVFHAREYDETSDMESRMYAKPADIIEYLENDPEKPYISCEYMHAMGNSVGGMYKYTDLEDKYPLYQGGFIWDFIDQALAKKDRYGNEYLAYGGDFGDRPTDYAFCTNGIVFGDRTLSPKMQEVKYLYQNLKIQVEKDSVTIRNDNLFIDTGRYDFSFSVNHEGEEVYKSALQDVKVLPGEKQSFPLNIPDDILQKNGEYCIDVSARLKDDELWGARGYELAFGQHIFKLNNVQEPGSVTHQPEFRVVEGDVNIGVHGLDFSAIFSKQAGFLISLNYGGREMIELPPAPIFWRASTDNDRGRGQDYHSGVWYAASFGRKCTDITTENREDRFEITFTYKVAAINEAAVKVKYEVFADGSIGVTSMYEGADGLPEMPTFGITFKTSADYHQLTWHAMGPDENYSDRNKGARLQVFHNTAAENVSKYEVPQETGNRTGVRWVQVENGESHGIRISSVEEPVECTITPYTPFELENARHHFELPNIHYTVITVAAKQMGVGGDDSWGAPVYQEHQLNPADDHEFQFMIRRV comes from the coding sequence ATGAAAACAGAAGCTGCATTATCGTGGCTGGCTGACCCGGCTGTTTTTTCTGTAAACCGGTTAGCTGCCCATTCAGACCATAAATTTTATGAAACGATGGAAGAAGCGGAAAAAGGAGCTTCCATGCCGCTGAGATACGATTTAAATGGAAGCTGGAAATTCAATTATTCAGTAAATCCGGCAAGCAGGCCTGCCGATTTTTATAAAACAGAGTTCGACTGCCGAAGCTGGGGAAACATTACAGTGCCTGGTCACATTCAGCTTCAGGGGCACGGGAAAGCCCATTACGTGAACACAATGTATCCGTGGGACGGCGTGCATCATCTTCGTCCGCCGGAAGTCGAGATGGATGATAATCCTGTTGGCAGTTATGTAAAATACTTTGATCTTCCTGAGAAATTTACCGACAGCCCATTATACATAGCCTTTGACGGGGTTGAAACTGCTTTTTATGTCTGGATGAATGGCCATTTTGTCGGCTACAGTGAAGACAGTTTTACGCCTGCGCACTTTGATTTAACAAAGTATGCTCAGCCGGGAGAAAACAAACTGAGCGTGGAAGTATACCAGAGAAGTACCGGAAGCTGGCTGGAAGACCAGGATTTCTGGCGTTTTTCAGGAATATTCCGTGATGTTTATCTTTATTCTGTCCCAAAGATCCATCTCAGTAATATTAAAATCAGAGGTGAGCTTGACGAAAATTATGAAAACGGTTTATTAAAAGGGGAATTTGTATCCAATAGTGAGATTCCTGCTGGAGCTAAACTGGAAGCTGCTCTGTATGACAAAGAAAATCAGCTGGCAGCATCCGGAGAAGGAGAACTCACAGAAAACGGCTGGAGTATAGCTCTTCCGGTGGAGAGACCTCACCACTGGAGTGCGGAAGATCCATATTTATATATACTTTATGTGAAAGTACTGGACGAAAACGGTGACCTCACAGAAGTCATCCCACAGAAGGTAGGCTTCCGCCGCTTTGAGATGATCGACAAGATCATGCACCTGAACGGCAAGCGGATCGTCTTTAAAGGAGTTAACCGTCACGAGTTTAACCATCGTCATGGCCGTGTCGTTTCCAAAGAGGACATGCTGTGGGATATTAAAACGATGAAGCAGCACAACATGAATGCTGTCAGGTGTTCCCACTATCCTAACCAAAGCTGGTGGTATGAACTGTGTGATGAATATGGTTTGTATGTCATTGACGAAATGAATCTGGAAACCCATGGTTCGTGGCAAAAAATGGGGGCCGTTGAGCCTTCCTGGAATATCCCGGGGAACAAGCCGGAATGGGAAGATATTGTCATGGACCGGGCCATTTCCATGTATGAGCGGCATAAAAACCATCCGTCTGTTTTAATCTGGTCGGTCGGAAACGAAGCATTTGCAGGGGAAGTAATATTAAATGTAAGTAAGTACTTCAAATCTGTGGATCCTGGACGACTCGTTCACTACGAAGGGGTTTTTCATGCCAGGGAATATGATGAAACGAGTGATATGGAAAGCCGCATGTATGCAAAGCCTGCTGATATCATTGAATACCTTGAGAACGATCCGGAAAAACCGTACATCAGTTGCGAGTACATGCATGCTATGGGTAACTCCGTAGGCGGCATGTATAAATACACGGATCTGGAAGACAAGTATCCACTGTATCAGGGAGGCTTTATCTGGGACTTCATTGACCAGGCGCTTGCGAAAAAAGACAGATACGGCAATGAATACTTAGCCTATGGCGGGGATTTCGGTGACCGTCCTACAGATTATGCTTTCTGTACAAATGGAATTGTTTTCGGCGACCGGACCCTTTCGCCAAAAATGCAGGAAGTGAAATATCTTTATCAAAATCTAAAAATCCAGGTGGAAAAAGACAGTGTGACCATTCGGAACGATAATCTGTTTATCGATACAGGTCGTTACGACTTTAGTTTTTCCGTGAATCATGAAGGTGAAGAAGTATACAAAAGTGCACTTCAGGACGTAAAGGTACTACCTGGTGAAAAACAAAGTTTTCCATTGAACATACCGGACGATATTTTACAAAAGAACGGCGAGTATTGTATCGATGTTTCCGCACGGCTGAAAGATGATGAGCTATGGGGAGCAAGAGGCTATGAGCTTGCATTCGGCCAGCATATTTTTAAGCTCAATAATGTTCAGGAACCAGGCAGCGTTACCCACCAGCCGGAGTTCAGAGTTGTTGAAGGCGACGTAAATATCGGTGTCCACGGGCTCGATTTCTCTGCTATATTCTCCAAACAGGCGGGATTCCTTATCTCTCTGAACTATGGAGGCAGGGAAATGATTGAGCTGCCGCCAGCGCCGATTTTCTGGAGAGCGTCTACTGATAATGACAGGGGACGGGGGCAGGATTATCATTCCGGGGTGTGGTATGCGGCTAGCTTTGGCAGAAAGTGTACAGATATTACTACGGAAAATCGCGAAGACCGCTTTGAAATAACGTTCACTTATAAAGTGGCTGCTATTAACGAGGCTGCTGTGAAAGTAAAATACGAGGTTTTTGCCGACGGAAGCATCGGTGTGACATCTATGTACGAGGGTGCGGATGGGCTGCCGGAGATGCCAACTTTCGGAATTACCTTTAAAACTTCCGCAGATTATCACCAGTTAACATGGCATGCTATGGGTCCGGATGAGAACTATTCCGACCGAAATAAAGGGGCCAGACTGCAAGTATTCCATAATACAGCAGCAGAAAATGTATCTAAATATGAAGTACCTCAGGAAACAGGGAACCGAACCGGAGTCAGATGGGTGCAGGTGGAAAATGGGGAGTCTCATGGCATCAGGATTTCTTCGGTCGAGGAGCCGGTAGAATGCACAATCACCCCTTATACACCTTTTGAACTGGAGAATGCCAGGCATCACTTCGAACTGCCCAACATCCATTATACGGTTATCACCGTGGCTGCAAAGCAGATGGGTGTAGGTGGGGATGACAGCTGGGGCGCGCCTGTATACCAGGAACATCAGTTGAATCCAGCTGATGATCATGAGTTTCAGTTTATGATCAGGCGTGTGTAA
- a CDS encoding acyl-CoA dehydrogenase family protein, which yields MALAVKNTSAIFTDILVQADELAEIFSQRAERIDSEGIFPHENFADLKERGFLALTVPEKYGGKGLNLYEFLQVQEKLAKGDAPTALSLGWHLGVILEAAESNYWQEQSFARLCRLIVEEKALINLAQTELATGSPSRGAVPQTTAVKETGGWRINGRKSFTSMASALDYSVVTVDVGQSGQKGFMLINHRLPGVRVEETWDSIAMRGTKSDDLVLENVLADSDALLSVESAKKPFPKGWYLQIPAVYLGIAVAAREYAAEFASSYQPVTLPGPIKEVPEVRRKFGEIELEIFKAREVLYSVARKWVEQPDERINMASELAAVKHIGTNSANTAVDLAMRIVGARSLSAKNPLQRHFRDVRAGLHNPPTDDAIVYSLANNILE from the coding sequence ATGGCACTCGCAGTAAAAAACACTTCAGCAATTTTTACGGATATTCTTGTGCAGGCAGATGAACTGGCAGAAATATTCAGCCAGCGTGCGGAACGCATTGATTCAGAAGGCATCTTCCCTCACGAAAACTTTGCAGATCTGAAAGAACGAGGGTTCCTTGCCTTGACTGTTCCAGAAAAATACGGCGGTAAAGGTCTTAACCTGTACGAATTTCTACAGGTACAGGAAAAGCTTGCAAAAGGAGATGCTCCTACAGCCCTGTCTCTTGGCTGGCATCTGGGTGTTATTCTGGAAGCTGCTGAGTCAAATTATTGGCAGGAACAAAGCTTCGCCAGATTATGCAGGCTGATTGTTGAGGAAAAGGCATTGATTAACCTTGCCCAGACAGAATTGGCGACCGGCAGTCCATCAAGAGGCGCAGTCCCTCAGACCACAGCCGTTAAAGAAACTGGGGGCTGGAGAATAAATGGCAGAAAATCCTTTACTTCAATGGCTTCAGCCCTGGATTATTCTGTCGTTACAGTAGATGTTGGCCAATCGGGGCAAAAAGGTTTTATGCTCATCAACCACCGCCTCCCTGGTGTGAGAGTAGAGGAAACGTGGGACAGTATTGCTATGAGAGGCACCAAAAGTGACGACCTCGTTCTGGAGAATGTCCTCGCAGACAGTGATGCTTTGTTATCTGTTGAAAGTGCGAAAAAGCCTTTCCCTAAAGGCTGGTATTTGCAGATACCCGCCGTTTATTTAGGAATAGCAGTTGCAGCAAGAGAATATGCCGCAGAGTTCGCATCCAGTTATCAGCCTGTCACCTTGCCGGGGCCTATAAAAGAGGTTCCTGAGGTCAGAAGAAAATTCGGTGAAATAGAACTGGAGATTTTTAAAGCACGGGAGGTTCTTTATTCTGTTGCCCGTAAATGGGTGGAACAGCCGGATGAGCGCATTAACATGGCATCGGAGCTTGCAGCCGTAAAGCATATCGGCACTAACAGCGCTAACACCGCCGTAGATTTGGCGATGAGGATAGTCGGTGCAAGAAGCCTTTCTGCAAAAAATCCTTTGCAGCGTCATTTTCGGGATGTACGTGCCGGCCTTCACAACCCGCCAACTGATGATGCGATCGTTTATAGTCTTGCAAATAATATATTAGAATAA
- a CDS encoding DnaJ family domain-containing protein, translating to MDREYNDLIGDILKDKGEKDNFKGEGKGKPLKKEYMELDVYQNFQRVAKDAGFLPPWLKLQKEISELIYICKTEKELKAINKKIKKYNSICPSSFQKNFVTMENLEKAKKLW from the coding sequence ATGGACCGGGAATACAACGATCTTATAGGTGATATTTTAAAGGACAAAGGTGAGAAAGATAATTTTAAAGGGGAGGGGAAAGGGAAGCCGCTGAAAAAAGAATACATGGAGCTGGATGTATATCAAAATTTCCAGAGAGTAGCGAAGGACGCTGGTTTTTTGCCGCCGTGGCTCAAACTGCAAAAAGAAATTTCGGAACTGATTTATATATGCAAAACAGAGAAAGAATTAAAAGCAATTAACAAAAAAATCAAGAAATATAATAGCATATGTCCTAGTTCTTTTCAAAAGAATTTCGTTACTATGGAAAATCTGGAAAAAGCGAAAAAGCTTTGGTAA
- a CDS encoding AraC family transcriptional regulator: MDLLKAMNRALDYIEENLTGDIDFKKAARLAYCSEYHFKRMFSFLAGITLSEYIHRRRLTRAAFELRNSSLKVIDIALMYGYSSPDSFTRAFQSLHGITPSETRSTGYSLKAYPKMIFHLSIKGGSEMNYRIVDKEAFNIVGIKKRVPIVFEGENQEITEMWKTLTPDSINQLEDLSNLEPKGLIQASTNFSEGRMEEKGTLDHYIGVATTKEAEEGFSALHVPAYTWAVFTSSGPFPAALQETWGRIYSEWFPSSGYEQSKGPEILAIKSNDLSSAAVESEIWIAVLKRK, encoded by the coding sequence ATGGATTTGCTTAAAGCCATGAACAGAGCACTCGATTATATTGAAGAAAACCTGACGGGTGATATCGACTTTAAGAAAGCGGCTAGGCTTGCTTACTGTTCTGAATATCACTTTAAACGGATGTTCTCTTTTCTAGCAGGTATCACACTATCAGAATATATACACCGAAGACGCCTCACCCGGGCTGCTTTTGAGTTGAGAAACAGCAGTTTAAAGGTTATCGATATTGCCCTTATGTATGGCTACAGCTCACCTGATTCGTTTACGAGGGCATTCCAGAGCCTGCATGGCATCACACCGTCTGAAACGAGAAGCACCGGATATTCCTTAAAAGCTTATCCAAAGATGATCTTCCACTTATCCATCAAAGGAGGAAGTGAAATGAACTATCGCATCGTTGATAAAGAAGCATTTAACATCGTTGGCATTAAAAAAAGAGTCCCTATTGTTTTTGAAGGAGAGAATCAGGAGATTACCGAGATGTGGAAGACCTTGACTCCCGATTCGATCAACCAGCTTGAAGACCTTTCCAACCTTGAACCAAAAGGGTTAATCCAAGCCTCAACGAATTTTTCAGAAGGCCGTATGGAGGAAAAGGGAACTCTCGATCATTATATTGGGGTGGCGACAACTAAGGAAGCGGAGGAGGGTTTCTCTGCTCTCCATGTGCCTGCTTATACGTGGGCAGTGTTTACATCTTCAGGGCCTTTCCCGGCTGCCCTGCAGGAAACATGGGGACGAATCTACTCTGAATGGTTTCCGTCTTCAGGTTATGAGCAATCTAAAGGGCCGGAAATACTGGCAATAAAAAGCAATGATTTGTCTTCAGCAGCTGTGGAAAGTGAAATCTGGATAGCTGTTTTGAAACGAAAATAA
- a CDS encoding NUDIX domain-containing protein, translating to METEKLRIFDDQKNEIGIAPRSEVHREGYWHEVFHCWFVSKEAGGDYIYLQLRSKSKKDYPDLFDITAAGHLLADETVEDGVREVAEEIGIDVSFEELVPLGMFEYSATKDDFIDKEMANVFLFDFEDGFDEFILQTEEVAGMVKVRFNDFAHLWTGEKDRVEINGFVLNENGEKLPVNEQAGREKFVPHQRSFYNQVIREIGKYLNE from the coding sequence ATGGAAACAGAAAAACTTAGAATTTTTGATGACCAAAAGAATGAAATAGGTATTGCTCCCAGAAGTGAAGTACACAGGGAAGGTTACTGGCATGAGGTGTTCCATTGCTGGTTTGTGAGCAAAGAAGCAGGTGGGGATTATATTTATTTACAGCTGCGGAGTAAAAGTAAGAAGGACTATCCTGATTTATTTGATATAACCGCTGCCGGTCATTTGCTTGCTGATGAAACTGTGGAGGACGGAGTGAGGGAGGTAGCTGAAGAAATAGGCATCGATGTATCTTTTGAAGAATTAGTGCCTTTAGGGATGTTCGAATACTCCGCCACAAAAGATGATTTTATTGATAAGGAAATGGCGAACGTCTTTTTGTTCGACTTCGAAGACGGATTTGATGAATTTATCCTTCAGACAGAGGAAGTAGCAGGCATGGTGAAAGTAAGATTTAACGATTTCGCACATCTCTGGACAGGGGAAAAAGACAGAGTGGAGATTAATGGATTTGTGCTAAATGAGAATGGGGAAAAGCTACCGGTTAACGAACAAGCCGGAAGGGAAAAATTCGTTCCCCACCAGCGTTCATTTTACAATCAAGTGATTCGGGAGATCGGAAAGTATCTGAATGAGTAG
- a CDS encoding methanogen output domain 1-containing protein, with protein sequence MIQETKLTGALFLSKLITQYAQLHEKTVGDGAKQYIRQLGLRTGEWIERFYEDSIEGEWTPDQYAEVIVDLKNSIGGHFSISEIHPDYVVVTATNCPFGDVVQDAPHLCNMTSTVFGGIAARRFGYGKVKLRKRIALGHSGCEVAVYFQPTDKEDGDEYKDLPVTPANGNPFLWEEETIVALNEELEKSDKMINTLLEELEDLRAQVRRESKNENGQTSANASK encoded by the coding sequence ATGATACAAGAAACGAAATTGACTGGAGCGCTTTTTCTGTCCAAATTAATAACACAGTATGCACAGCTTCATGAGAAAACTGTTGGAGATGGGGCTAAACAATATATCCGCCAGCTCGGTTTAAGGACTGGTGAATGGATTGAACGTTTTTATGAAGATAGTATAGAGGGTGAGTGGACCCCTGATCAGTACGCGGAAGTTATTGTGGACCTGAAAAACTCAATAGGCGGGCATTTCTCTATATCTGAAATACACCCGGATTATGTAGTTGTAACAGCGACAAATTGTCCCTTTGGAGACGTGGTCCAGGACGCACCTCATCTTTGCAATATGACCTCCACGGTTTTTGGGGGCATAGCTGCAAGAAGATTCGGTTATGGGAAAGTTAAGCTGCGAAAAAGAATAGCTCTGGGCCACAGCGGCTGTGAGGTGGCTGTCTATTTCCAGCCAACCGATAAAGAAGATGGTGATGAATATAAAGACCTTCCTGTAACACCTGCGAACGGAAATCCATTTCTCTGGGAAGAAGAAACTATCGTTGCCCTTAATGAAGAATTAGAGAAAAGCGACAAAATGATCAATACTCTGCTTGAAGAGCTGGAGGATTTAAGAGCTCAGGTGCGAAGAGAATCAAAAAATGAAAATGGCCAAACTTCAGCTAATGCCAGCAAATAG
- a CDS encoding BCCT family transporter — protein sequence MYSKDKFDWPVILISGGFLVLFVLASLINADYVGQLVSTLFSYSADYFGLFWQVLMLATFLVAIGIAVSKYGRITLGKREKPEMSTFKWIAIIMCTLLAGGGVFWAAAEPMYHFITTPPMYPEIESGTQAAVIPALSQSFMHWGFLAWAILGTLGAIVVMYAHYHKGMPLKPRALLYPMFGEKIMKNSALGTMVDAFSVIAVAAGTIGPIGFLGLQAAYGFEALFNIPNVFTTQLLIIVGLITIASISAVTGVHRGIQILSRYNIIFTFILIVAVLILGPGAFIIDNFVGTYGVYLRDFMSTSLYRGDSGWLSFWTVFFWGWFIGYGPMMAIFISRISRGRTIRELVIAVAVIAPVVTNFWFTVVGGSGIFYELQNAGSVSEALNTGGMPAAMIAIVTQLPLGTLMAFAFLLVTIIFVATTSDSMSFTISMAVTGSDNPSSSLRVFWAIIMGAAAIVLLYLGEGSVDALQSFIVVSAVPVSLILLPLIWLAPKVVKLLASEQNINSEKAKDKKAV from the coding sequence ATGTATTCGAAAGATAAATTTGACTGGCCGGTAATTTTAATTAGTGGTGGATTCCTTGTTCTCTTTGTATTGGCTTCCCTGATTAATGCTGATTATGTAGGCCAGCTCGTAAGTACTTTATTTAGTTATTCGGCTGATTATTTCGGTCTTTTCTGGCAGGTGTTAATGCTCGCCACTTTTCTAGTTGCTATTGGTATCGCGGTCTCAAAATACGGGCGCATTACGTTAGGTAAGCGTGAAAAACCGGAAATGAGCACGTTTAAGTGGATTGCGATTATTATGTGTACATTACTTGCAGGTGGCGGAGTCTTCTGGGCAGCTGCAGAACCTATGTATCACTTTATTACAACACCCCCTATGTATCCGGAAATTGAATCCGGTACACAAGCGGCTGTCATCCCTGCCCTGTCCCAGTCTTTTATGCATTGGGGATTTCTCGCCTGGGCTATTCTCGGTACACTTGGCGCCATCGTTGTTATGTATGCCCACTATCATAAAGGTATGCCGTTAAAGCCAAGAGCATTGCTTTACCCTATGTTCGGAGAAAAAATAATGAAAAACAGTGCCCTTGGAACAATGGTGGATGCTTTTTCTGTTATTGCCGTAGCTGCAGGAACAATAGGTCCTATTGGATTTTTAGGCCTTCAGGCAGCGTATGGTTTTGAAGCACTATTTAACATTCCAAATGTATTCACTACACAACTGCTGATCATTGTTGGATTAATTACTATCGCTTCTATCTCAGCAGTTACCGGTGTGCACCGTGGAATCCAGATCTTAAGCCGCTATAATATTATTTTTACATTTATTCTTATTGTTGCCGTACTAATCCTCGGACCTGGCGCTTTCATCATTGATAACTTCGTTGGCACATATGGTGTCTATCTGAGGGATTTCATGTCTACTAGCTTATATCGTGGAGACTCCGGGTGGCTTTCCTTCTGGACTGTGTTCTTCTGGGGCTGGTTTATTGGTTACGGGCCGATGATGGCTATCTTCATAAGCAGAATATCCCGCGGACGGACGATTCGCGAACTAGTCATCGCTGTTGCTGTTATTGCTCCTGTTGTAACAAACTTCTGGTTTACTGTTGTCGGCGGGTCAGGAATCTTTTATGAACTGCAAAACGCTGGTTCTGTATCTGAAGCATTAAATACAGGAGGAATGCCCGCTGCGATGATCGCCATCGTTACACAGCTGCCTTTAGGAACATTAATGGCATTTGCTTTTCTCCTTGTAACGATTATTTTTGTTGCTACAACGAGTGACTCCATGTCATTTACCATCTCTATGGCAGTTACAGGCAGTGATAACCCATCCAGTTCCCTGCGTGTATTCTGGGCGATTATCATGGGTGCCGCTGCCATCGTTCTTCTCTATCTTGGGGAAGGCAGTGTCGACGCATTGCAGTCCTTTATTGTTGTTTCAGCAGTACCAGTTTCACTTATATTATTACCACTCATTTGGCTTGCTCCAAAGGTCGTGAAACTACTTGCTTCTGAACAAAATATAAATAGTGAAAAAGCTAAAGATAAAAAAGCAGTCTAG